The proteins below are encoded in one region of Methanosarcina barkeri 3:
- a CDS encoding radical SAM/SPASM domain-containing protein, with protein sequence MNTSEYKPEFCVWELTLKCNMKCKHCGSIAGKARENELTVDECLNVAEQLADLGCKQVTFIGGEVFLYEGWEKISRKLSEKGVDVNLITNGFLLEDEQIAQIKYARLTNVGISLDGMESNHNNMRNVSTSFEKVMQALEILKKEGIPVAIVTSLIERNFEDLWPMYNLLVEKGIKLWQMQIVNPMGNMADKKNLLLDPAKVPLITRFIREKRKEQKIAIYAGDNIGYFDENELYLRGEFGTICSWSGCQAGLRVVGIGSTGNVKGCESLYSDEFIEGNLREESLSEIWYKEGNFAYNRNFDTSMLTGSCKDCNKGAICRGGCRGACYFTTDSKFENPYCCYPGKTNISKDYFKSNLLKYSEKN encoded by the coding sequence ATGAATACAAGTGAATACAAACCTGAATTTTGTGTGTGGGAACTTACACTAAAATGTAACATGAAGTGCAAGCACTGCGGTTCCATAGCAGGAAAAGCCAGAGAAAATGAACTCACGGTTGATGAATGTCTTAATGTAGCCGAACAACTGGCAGATCTCGGATGCAAGCAGGTAACTTTTATTGGGGGTGAAGTCTTTCTGTATGAAGGATGGGAAAAAATCTCCAGGAAGTTATCTGAGAAGGGGGTAGATGTTAATCTTATTACCAACGGATTTTTACTTGAAGATGAACAAATTGCCCAGATAAAATATGCCAGATTAACTAACGTGGGAATTTCTCTTGACGGAATGGAAAGCAATCATAACAATATGAGAAATGTAAGCACTTCGTTCGAAAAAGTAATGCAAGCCCTGGAGATACTTAAGAAAGAAGGCATCCCTGTAGCTATTGTAACCAGTTTGATAGAGAGAAACTTTGAAGATTTATGGCCGATGTACAATTTACTTGTGGAAAAGGGCATAAAGCTCTGGCAGATGCAGATCGTTAACCCTATGGGAAACATGGCCGATAAAAAAAATCTTCTCCTCGACCCTGCAAAAGTACCCCTAATTACCAGATTTATTCGAGAAAAGCGTAAAGAACAGAAGATTGCTATCTATGCAGGAGACAATATCGGATATTTTGACGAGAATGAATTATACTTAAGAGGCGAGTTCGGAACAATATGCTCATGGTCAGGATGTCAGGCAGGTTTGAGAGTTGTCGGGATAGGTAGTACAGGCAATGTTAAAGGTTGCGAGTCACTCTATTCGGACGAGTTCATAGAAGGTAATTTACGTGAAGAATCCTTATCCGAAATCTGGTATAAAGAAGGCAATTTTGCTTATAACAGAAATTTCGATACGAGTATGCTGACAGGCAGTTGCAAAGATTGCAATAAAGGAGCTATTTGCAGGGGTGGATGCAGAGGGGCCTGTTATTTTACAACTGATTCTAAATTTGAAAACCCTTACTGTTGTTATCCTGGAAAAACCAACATAAGTAAGGATTACTTCAAGAGTAATCTCTTGAAATACAGTGAGAAAAACTAA
- the cax gene encoding calcium/proton exchanger has protein sequence MEKTKILEKIFKLFLIFVPLSLFAEYTHSSPIAIFVLASLAIIPLAKFIGESTEEISAHTGPALGGLLNATFGNATELIISFFSLQAGLTEMVKASITGSIIGNLLLILGMAFFFGGLGKDEQQFNTTAAKTSASTLFLATAAIVMPAVFVLTSENPSDAIVETLSIAVSVIMAVSYLASLLFSLHTHKHLYTVDTTECVAKWSVKKSVLVLLASTVTVAIMSEILVGSIEPLAESLGWTEMFIGMIFIAIIGNAAEHVSAITIAIKDRMDLALQIAIGSTTQIAMFVVPVLVFTSYFFENPMNLIFTTFELAAIISSVLMVKSIIEDGKSNWFEGLQLLGTYGIMAVVSFLHP, from the coding sequence ATGGAAAAAACAAAAATTCTGGAAAAAATTTTTAAATTATTTCTTATCTTTGTACCGCTGAGTCTGTTCGCAGAGTATACACACTCTTCTCCCATAGCAATTTTTGTTTTAGCCTCGCTTGCAATCATCCCGCTTGCGAAATTCATCGGTGAATCTACAGAGGAGATTTCGGCACATACCGGCCCAGCCCTGGGTGGGTTGTTAAACGCTACCTTCGGGAACGCAACAGAATTAATCATAAGTTTTTTTTCCCTGCAAGCAGGACTTACTGAAATGGTAAAGGCATCGATTACGGGGTCCATCATTGGAAATCTGCTTTTGATTCTGGGAATGGCGTTTTTCTTCGGAGGTCTCGGAAAAGATGAGCAGCAGTTCAATACTACAGCCGCAAAGACAAGCGCCTCTACTCTCTTTCTTGCAACTGCAGCTATTGTAATGCCGGCTGTTTTCGTTCTGACTTCAGAAAACCCTTCAGATGCGATAGTCGAGACCTTGAGCATTGCAGTTTCGGTCATCATGGCCGTGTCGTATCTTGCGAGCTTGCTGTTCTCGCTTCATACTCATAAACACCTGTACACTGTTGACACGACAGAGTGCGTTGCCAAGTGGAGCGTCAAAAAATCCGTTTTGGTTCTTCTCGCATCGACAGTTACGGTTGCTATTATGAGTGAAATTTTGGTCGGTTCCATAGAACCTCTGGCTGAAAGCCTTGGCTGGACTGAAATGTTCATAGGTATGATTTTCATAGCAATTATCGGAAACGCTGCAGAACACGTCTCAGCTATCACAATAGCAATTAAGGACCGGATGGATCTGGCGCTACAGATTGCAATCGGCTCGACAACTCAAATCGCTATGTTTGTCGTGCCGGTTCTGGTGTTTACGAGTTATTTCTTCGAGAACCCCATGAATCTTATTTTCACCACTTTCGAACTCGCTGCCATAATTTCTTCCGTTTTAATGGTTAAATCCATAATCGAAGATGGCAAAAGCAACTGGTTTGAAGGATTACAGCTTCTTGGGACATACGGAATAATGGCTGTTGTTTCTTTCCTTCACCCATAA
- a CDS encoding MATE family efflux transporter, with amino-acid sequence MVNDEEMRSGNIVSLFLKFAFPTVVGVVIAGIQGIIDGFFIGNAIGSQGLAAITLAYPAYIVIIAVGVIIGIGASSLTALQLGKDNLGRALDIVHNAFSLCLFTGVVFTVVGLVFCETSISILGATGAALAFARDYLRIIFAGSVFIILSVALEPLVRNDGKPRLCMNIMIAGVIVNLVLDYLFIMHMGMGMEGAAFATIISFALPALLLTNYLFGKEAKLKLRLKAMKFKLNTQIQILGSGLPSFVMQFSLALVLFAHNYMLLRYGSELAVSAYGVIGYVFSIFSMLFEGIALGVQPIIGFNYGAGYYERVSKTLKLTILSCILTGVIGFLLISLFPEKVIRIFSQGDSELLEVTLRGMEIFIFSLLVEGTVLLTAIYFQSINRVRAALFIYLGKIFVVLFPLLFILPVFFGLDGVWAASPATEYIMMLVVMGMLSKEFKLLSRDVKVESRRQHPAGTKKVLTVVGNSGKADVEESSRFVTFRPAEKRDIS; translated from the coding sequence ATGGTAAATGATGAAGAAATGAGATCCGGGAATATAGTGAGTTTATTCCTGAAGTTTGCATTTCCGACCGTTGTCGGAGTTGTCATTGCCGGAATCCAGGGAATAATTGATGGCTTTTTTATAGGAAACGCTATCGGCAGCCAGGGACTTGCAGCAATTACCCTTGCCTATCCAGCTTATATAGTTATAATCGCCGTAGGGGTGATTATTGGAATCGGTGCATCCAGTCTGACAGCCCTGCAGCTCGGAAAAGATAATCTTGGCCGAGCCCTGGATATAGTACACAATGCTTTTTCTCTATGTCTTTTTACAGGAGTAGTTTTTACCGTAGTCGGACTGGTTTTCTGTGAAACCTCAATCAGCATCCTTGGAGCCACCGGGGCTGCTCTAGCTTTTGCCCGTGATTACCTGAGGATTATCTTCGCTGGCTCGGTCTTTATAATCCTTTCAGTTGCCCTTGAACCGCTGGTAAGGAATGACGGAAAACCCAGGCTCTGTATGAATATCATGATTGCAGGAGTAATTGTAAATCTTGTGCTTGATTACCTTTTTATCATGCATATGGGTATGGGAATGGAGGGTGCCGCTTTTGCCACAATAATTTCCTTTGCTCTCCCGGCGTTACTGCTCACGAATTATCTTTTTGGCAAGGAGGCAAAATTGAAACTCAGGCTTAAAGCCATGAAATTCAAACTCAACACCCAGATCCAGATCCTTGGATCCGGACTTCCGTCTTTCGTGATGCAGTTCTCACTGGCTCTTGTGCTCTTTGCGCACAATTATATGCTGCTCAGGTACGGTTCCGAGCTTGCGGTCTCAGCCTACGGTGTTATAGGGTATGTCTTTTCAATTTTCTCTATGCTTTTCGAGGGAATAGCTCTGGGAGTACAGCCAATTATAGGTTTCAATTACGGAGCTGGCTATTACGAAAGAGTTTCGAAAACTTTGAAACTGACAATTCTTTCATGTATCCTGACAGGAGTTATCGGATTTCTATTAATTTCCCTCTTCCCCGAAAAAGTGATACGAATCTTCAGCCAGGGCGATTCTGAACTTCTGGAAGTTACCCTGCGAGGAATGGAGATTTTCATATTCTCTTTGCTCGTTGAAGGTACCGTGCTCCTCACTGCCATCTATTTCCAGTCAATAAACCGGGTTAGAGCAGCACTCTTTATCTACCTTGGAAAGATTTTTGTTGTTCTCTTTCCTCTGCTCTTTATCCTGCCGGTTTTCTTCGGCCTGGATGGAGTGTGGGCTGCATCTCCGGCTACGGAATATATCATGATGCTGGTAGTTATGGGAATGCTTTCGAAGGAATTCAAGCTTCTCAGCCGTGATGTAAAAGTAGAATCTAGGAGGCAGCACCCAGCCGGTACAAAAAAAGTATTAACTGTAGTCGGAAACAGCGGGAAAGCCGATGTTGAGGAAAGTTCCAGATTTGTTACTTTCAGGCCTGCTGAAAAAAGAGACATTTCGTGA
- a CDS encoding DUF3656 domain-containing protein yields the protein MSAENYTFTHDYTCTPPEVLAPVGDEEALLAAIRGGADAVYLGVGEFNARQGAKNFTIENLDEAVKLAHSHGVLVYLALNIPIKQKELQHALEIVDCAYAVGIDAVILQDLGLLRLLSGIYPDLELHASTQMTIHNRGGVDFVAGLGAKRVIVSRELTTVEVKDIVDHSNVEIEVFVHGALCYSYSGKCLFSSFLHGRSANRGACAQPCRRRYRFVVNGRDVDERHIGGSYPISCAELSTLTGLEDIIKTGVVSLKIEGRMKKPEYVTASAAAYKAAVKGICSPGENPTKEELEAREAELAKLFYRGFTRGFVLGEKGVSHPKYSSNYGSFLGKVIDISRSKGNTKLTVRLNQDIQVKDGISIFTRERMLGSAVTGIITISGEHIKSAKKGEKVGLEISSKTGRAVQRGDELYLTTDTQLLDALQKTKLKTLPVSLKVRARKGERFTVVIGEECKKPRETRDKRREKTLVLEFTDDYIVQKAEKAPTTVEQIRKTMESLGDTSFEAVSVEIEADENIFIPVGVLKNARRKAADLLLEKVLSGDKREQKHPDLEDFSYLCNSQNHSNEVNGQDKQPPAVSETLGEASSKITGRKLASKRLLLSVEVNKSSSLFEAAFAGADIIYIPVSRFEELAAPENAEKLEDLKAERVEIVFRVPLINHDHELDKLKSLLEKVKEAGFGITCSELGAVQLAKELAIPFTAGKEFNIFNSFTASTFYQAGAYRATLSSELNLSEIKSICEALQICKGSGQTEIFVYGRELMLITENDLLKPLVDRRIVRKDSEVLLVDQEGSEFPVERLGTRTLIYNSKVLDMLKYVKNLKDYGVDVLRLDLSFNTQAEIKEIIKAYKEALTGKENRLKPAKGIEYTTGHYFKGV from the coding sequence ATGTCTGCTGAAAATTATACCTTCACTCATGATTATACCTGTACTCCTCCTGAAGTTCTGGCTCCCGTAGGCGACGAAGAAGCCCTGCTTGCTGCAATTCGAGGAGGAGCGGATGCAGTCTATCTCGGGGTCGGTGAATTCAATGCCCGTCAGGGTGCAAAGAATTTCACTATTGAGAATCTTGACGAGGCCGTGAAACTGGCACACTCACATGGAGTTCTGGTTTACCTGGCCCTCAATATCCCGATCAAACAAAAAGAATTGCAGCACGCGCTTGAGATAGTAGACTGCGCATATGCGGTCGGAATCGATGCAGTTATCCTTCAGGACCTTGGGCTTCTCAGGCTTTTAAGTGGAATCTATCCGGACCTCGAGCTTCATGCAAGCACTCAGATGACTATCCATAATAGAGGAGGAGTCGATTTTGTAGCAGGTCTGGGAGCAAAAAGAGTAATAGTTTCAAGGGAACTTACCACGGTTGAGGTAAAAGATATAGTAGATCATTCAAACGTAGAAATTGAGGTTTTCGTACATGGAGCTCTTTGTTACTCTTATTCGGGCAAATGCCTTTTCAGCAGTTTCCTGCACGGCAGGAGCGCAAACAGGGGAGCCTGTGCCCAGCCCTGCCGACGTCGGTACAGATTCGTGGTAAACGGCAGAGACGTTGACGAAAGACATATTGGAGGCAGTTATCCTATAAGCTGTGCCGAACTCTCCACACTAACAGGGCTTGAGGATATAATAAAAACCGGAGTTGTAAGCCTAAAAATAGAAGGGCGGATGAAAAAGCCCGAGTACGTTACTGCAAGTGCCGCTGCCTATAAAGCTGCAGTCAAAGGAATCTGCAGCCCGGGAGAGAACCCGACAAAAGAAGAACTTGAAGCAAGAGAAGCCGAGCTTGCAAAACTCTTTTACAGAGGATTTACAAGAGGCTTCGTACTCGGAGAAAAAGGTGTATCTCATCCCAAATACAGTTCAAACTACGGATCATTCCTTGGAAAAGTCATTGATATTTCTCGGTCAAAAGGAAACACAAAACTTACGGTTCGGCTGAACCAGGATATCCAGGTAAAAGACGGTATAAGTATTTTCACGCGGGAGAGAATGCTTGGTTCAGCAGTTACAGGTATAATCACAATTTCAGGTGAGCATATAAAAAGTGCGAAAAAAGGTGAAAAAGTAGGGCTTGAAATCAGTTCGAAGACCGGAAGAGCAGTCCAGAGAGGCGATGAGCTCTACCTCACAACAGACACTCAGCTCCTCGATGCCCTTCAAAAAACTAAACTGAAAACACTTCCTGTAAGCCTGAAAGTAAGAGCCAGGAAAGGAGAGCGATTTACTGTTGTAATCGGAGAAGAATGTAAAAAGCCCAGAGAGACCAGGGACAAGAGAAGAGAAAAGACTCTCGTTTTGGAATTTACGGACGATTATATCGTCCAGAAAGCTGAAAAAGCCCCAACAACGGTCGAACAGATCAGAAAAACAATGGAAAGCCTTGGGGATACTTCCTTTGAGGCCGTTTCTGTTGAGATCGAAGCTGATGAAAACATTTTCATTCCGGTTGGTGTGTTGAAAAATGCAAGGAGAAAGGCAGCAGACCTCCTGCTTGAGAAAGTCCTCAGTGGAGATAAGAGAGAGCAAAAACACCCGGATCTTGAGGACTTCAGTTACCTGTGTAACTCTCAAAACCATAGCAATGAAGTGAATGGCCAGGATAAACAGCCTCCAGCCGTAAGTGAGACTCTCGGTGAGGCTTCCAGTAAGATAACAGGCAGAAAATTAGCTTCAAAGCGACTCCTTCTTAGTGTTGAAGTAAATAAAAGTTCTTCTCTTTTTGAGGCTGCGTTCGCAGGTGCAGATATTATTTATATTCCAGTTTCGAGGTTTGAAGAACTTGCTGCGCCAGAAAATGCAGAAAAGCTTGAAGATTTGAAAGCCGAAAGGGTTGAAATTGTTTTCCGGGTTCCCCTTATAAATCATGATCATGAACTGGATAAACTCAAATCCCTACTGGAAAAAGTTAAAGAGGCAGGCTTCGGAATAACCTGTTCTGAGTTAGGGGCCGTACAGCTTGCAAAAGAGCTTGCAATACCCTTTACCGCAGGAAAAGAATTCAATATTTTCAACTCTTTTACGGCCAGTACCTTCTACCAGGCAGGAGCGTACAGAGCAACTCTTTCAAGTGAACTGAACCTGAGCGAAATAAAAAGTATCTGCGAAGCACTTCAAATATGTAAAGGTTCAGGACAGACCGAGATTTTTGTTTACGGCAGGGAACTCATGCTAATTACGGAAAATGACCTTTTAAAGCCCCTTGTTGATAGAAGAATTGTAAGAAAGGACAGCGAAGTGCTTCTTGTTGACCAGGAAGGTTCCGAATTTCCGGTAGAACGCCTGGGGACCCGGACCCTGATTTACAACTCAAAAGTGCTTGATATGCTGAAGTACGTCAAAAACCTGAAAGATTACGGTGTGGATGTGCTTCGTCTTGACCTTTCATTCAATACTCAGGCTGAGATAAAAGAGATTATAAAAGCATACAAAGAAGCTCTTACAGGAAAAGAAAACAGGTTGAAACCTGCAAAGGGAATTGAGTATACTACAGGGCATTATTTTAAGGGAGTTTGA
- a CDS encoding DUF460 domain-containing protein produces the protein MLMQKRIIYGIDIARGSPRARELPRYALAILKDGEVLHQSMLRRQKIFNMIQRERPEIIAVDNIFELAADRSELLSLMEKLPEGVKLVQVTGGLHPEPLVRLARKHGLSFDPENPNDEAETCARLADMGVGHEVSLFEDITKIKVSRARSLGRGGWSQNRYRRKVHGAVLQRSREIENTLKDLSREKGIRFEAVNVKGFGGYVRSEFTVYAKRGEVPIHPMASNDAQVSVRSVERDKIRYVPLKPKNPRRKFTIVGIDPGTTVGIAILSLEGELLYLKSSRGMAPDEVVKLIAEYGKPAVIASDVTPMPGSVEKIRRSFNAVPASPGIEVSAEEKIALGKTFGYSNDHERDALTAALLTYRSYKNIFTRIEKKAPQNADLELIKLHVIRGASIEAAIEKVRASAEPEKSRQREHAEKPEDRAVDESLLKVRETVQRQSEQIQNLQEYLEELKKELLAKDRKISKLESRLNSFKKEAYSEIRKSKEIKIRDETIESLKKEVSHKNKTVKELRRRSNKLRKIQKMEVRGEGTAVKVIAAFTKESIAETKEKYGLKTGDVVFLENPSGGGTATAQILVEAGVCAVLIPEDISHAAEETFFKGDVPVLKNIPLERAEDFAMAEPETLKAAIATWEKEADEKRHKAKEDELQSLFDEYRSERRRGLV, from the coding sequence ATGCTCATGCAAAAAAGGATTATATATGGAATTGATATTGCTCGGGGTTCTCCCAGGGCAAGGGAACTTCCCAGGTACGCACTTGCTATCCTTAAGGACGGGGAAGTTCTTCATCAAAGTATGCTCCGTCGCCAGAAAATCTTTAATATGATCCAGCGAGAAAGGCCGGAGATAATAGCTGTTGATAATATTTTCGAGCTTGCAGCCGACCGAAGTGAGCTCCTTTCTCTTATGGAAAAACTGCCTGAAGGTGTTAAACTCGTTCAGGTCACAGGTGGGCTGCATCCCGAACCGCTTGTAAGACTAGCACGGAAACATGGGCTCTCTTTTGATCCCGAAAACCCGAACGATGAAGCCGAAACATGTGCCCGCCTTGCAGATATGGGGGTTGGACATGAGGTTTCCCTTTTTGAAGATATTACAAAAATTAAAGTCAGTAGAGCCCGTTCCCTGGGAAGAGGAGGTTGGAGCCAGAACCGATACCGCAGGAAGGTACATGGAGCTGTGCTGCAAAGGAGCAGGGAAATTGAGAATACCCTGAAAGACCTTTCTCGGGAAAAAGGCATCAGATTCGAAGCCGTAAATGTAAAAGGTTTCGGAGGCTATGTCAGGTCTGAGTTCACTGTCTATGCAAAGCGTGGAGAGGTACCAATACATCCAATGGCAAGTAACGACGCTCAGGTAAGCGTAAGAAGTGTTGAACGCGATAAAATTCGATATGTTCCCCTTAAACCGAAGAACCCGAGACGTAAGTTCACAATCGTGGGAATCGATCCCGGAACAACCGTGGGAATAGCAATTCTCTCTCTTGAAGGAGAACTTCTTTACTTGAAAAGCTCCAGGGGAATGGCTCCTGACGAAGTGGTCAAACTTATTGCCGAATACGGAAAACCTGCAGTTATTGCCAGCGACGTGACTCCAATGCCTGGCTCGGTCGAGAAAATTCGAAGAAGCTTCAATGCCGTACCTGCAAGTCCAGGAATTGAGGTTTCTGCCGAGGAAAAAATAGCGCTTGGAAAGACTTTCGGTTACTCCAATGACCACGAAAGGGATGCACTAACTGCGGCTCTTCTCACTTACCGGAGTTATAAGAATATATTTACCAGGATTGAAAAGAAAGCTCCGCAGAATGCCGATCTTGAATTGATAAAGCTTCATGTAATTCGTGGAGCTTCAATAGAAGCTGCAATCGAAAAAGTTCGGGCTTCAGCTGAGCCTGAAAAATCGAGGCAAAGAGAACACGCTGAAAAGCCGGAAGACAGAGCAGTTGACGAGTCTCTCCTAAAAGTAAGAGAAACGGTTCAGAGGCAGAGCGAGCAGATCCAGAACCTTCAGGAATATCTCGAGGAACTGAAGAAAGAACTGCTTGCAAAAGACAGGAAAATCTCAAAGCTTGAGTCAAGACTGAACAGTTTCAAAAAGGAAGCTTACAGCGAAATCCGAAAATCAAAAGAAATTAAAATCAGGGACGAAACAATTGAAAGCCTGAAGAAAGAAGTCAGCCATAAAAACAAAACCGTAAAGGAGCTCCGGCGCAGAAGCAACAAGCTGCGTAAAATTCAGAAAATGGAGGTCCGTGGCGAAGGTACGGCTGTCAAAGTTATTGCTGCTTTTACGAAGGAGTCCATTGCCGAAACAAAGGAAAAATACGGACTTAAGACAGGCGATGTAGTTTTCCTTGAAAATCCAAGCGGAGGCGGAACTGCAACCGCTCAGATCCTTGTGGAAGCCGGAGTCTGTGCCGTACTCATCCCTGAGGATATTTCGCACGCAGCCGAGGAAACCTTTTTCAAAGGCGATGTACCGGTCTTAAAGAATATTCCACTTGAAAGAGCTGAAGACTTTGCAATGGCCGAACCGGAAACTCTTAAAGCTGCAATTGCAACCTGGGAAAAAGAAGCCGATGAAAAACGCCACAAAGCCAAGGAGGACGAACTGCAGAGCCTCTTTGATGAATATAGGAGTGAAAGACGCAGGGGCCTGGTTTAA
- a CDS encoding UPF0280 family protein, whose translation MPDTIKEPAKKPDKKTVRSPIKEHFQLKETIVTIAADKQEHIEAAKEAIHIHRAALETYILSDSYFQLTLEPYECPENAPEIVKRMVKAGNTMGIGPMSAVAGTISALAVEAMVKAGAKYAIVDNGGDIALINDRPVVVGIYAGQSPIKNLGLVFEPRDSITGVCTSAGTVGPSISFGIADAAAIFSDDVSLADAAATALGNEVGIGKKSVEASFKTVKEIPGIKGALVIQGEYIGMWGQVPKITRADVRYEYITKA comes from the coding sequence ATGCCAGATACCATAAAAGAACCTGCTAAAAAACCTGATAAAAAAACAGTCAGATCTCCGATTAAAGAACATTTCCAGCTTAAGGAAACTATAGTTACCATTGCAGCCGACAAGCAGGAACATATTGAAGCTGCAAAAGAAGCAATTCACATTCATAGGGCAGCTCTTGAGACTTACATTCTTTCGGACTCTTATTTTCAGCTCACTCTCGAACCTTACGAATGTCCGGAAAATGCTCCTGAAATTGTAAAAAGGATGGTAAAAGCAGGAAACACTATGGGCATAGGGCCAATGAGTGCGGTTGCAGGCACAATTTCGGCTCTTGCAGTGGAAGCAATGGTTAAAGCAGGAGCAAAATATGCTATTGTTGACAACGGCGGAGATATCGCACTCATCAATGACAGACCTGTTGTGGTTGGGATCTATGCAGGACAGTCTCCAATTAAAAACCTGGGACTGGTATTCGAACCCAGAGACTCGATTACAGGTGTATGCACCTCAGCAGGGACAGTTGGCCCTTCAATCAGCTTCGGAATAGCGGATGCAGCTGCAATATTTTCGGACGACGTTTCTCTGGCGGATGCAGCTGCAACGGCTCTTGGAAACGAAGTAGGTATAGGAAAGAAATCTGTAGAGGCTTCTTTTAAAACCGTGAAGGAAATTCCAGGAATAAAAGGGGCACTTGTAATCCAGGGAGAATATATTGGTATGTGGGGACAGGTACCAAAGATTACAAGGGCAGATGTCAGGTATGAGTATATAACCAAAGCGTGA
- a CDS encoding DJ-1/PfpI family protein, with protein MSKKILILTGDCAEDYEVKVPQQSLQMLGYQVDIAAPNKKIGDMLQLVVHDFTTLDTYIELPGHRIQVDVSVAEVNADDYAGLVVPGGRAPEYIRMYDETIKLVQDFFEAGKPVAVICHGLQLLAAAKVLEGYKVTSYPACAPECRLTGADWESKPVVTDKNLVTAQAWPNHPAWLRAFVELLGANISI; from the coding sequence ATGTCCAAGAAAATCCTGATCTTAACAGGCGATTGTGCCGAGGACTATGAGGTGAAAGTACCCCAACAGTCACTCCAGATGCTGGGCTACCAGGTAGATATAGCGGCACCAAACAAAAAAATTGGGGATATGTTGCAACTGGTAGTGCACGACTTCACCACGCTCGATACCTATATCGAGCTCCCTGGGCATCGTATCCAGGTAGATGTTTCCGTAGCTGAAGTAAATGCGGATGATTATGCAGGTCTGGTCGTTCCGGGTGGAAGAGCCCCTGAATACATCCGTATGTATGATGAGACAATTAAACTTGTACAGGATTTCTTTGAGGCTGGCAAGCCTGTAGCAGTCATTTGCCACGGACTGCAGCTTTTGGCAGCGGCTAAAGTCCTGGAAGGCTACAAGGTAACATCATACCCGGCATGTGCTCCGGAATGCAGGTTAACCGGTGCTGATTGGGAATCGAAACCTGTAGTTACAGACAAAAACCTGGTAACAGCTCAAGCATGGCCAAATCACCCAGCCTGGTTAAGAGCTTTTGTTGAATTGCTCGGTGCAAATATAAGCATTTAA
- a CDS encoding pyrroline-5-carboxylate reductase, with product MVLKSNDLLANETIGIIGAGFLGRTLAETFIEHGFPKEKLMISYGGKPSTFESIKKAGLIGNITDNKVICQKSTIIFIAIKPQSLKELKDLPFTNNSLVVSCMAGISLASMEGALGINVFRIMTSGPDTIKRKKGIVAVYPQNDTLINILSFLSLKVHELQDEESIHVFTVGVCLPAALLIANKKGLNIENSIEIIGNEYSDFREIYNWAKDVLPVFDSERSQMSYIEHMSTKGGITEAIVNSLNSGDTFLDSLRKGIAKSKEISTFARFASTGDDKNND from the coding sequence ATGGTACTGAAAAGTAATGATCTTCTAGCCAATGAGACAATAGGCATAATTGGAGCCGGATTTCTTGGAAGAACCCTTGCGGAGACATTTATCGAACATGGATTTCCCAAAGAAAAGCTTATGATTTCTTATGGAGGAAAGCCTTCAACTTTTGAAAGCATAAAAAAAGCAGGTTTAATCGGAAACATTACAGATAACAAGGTCATATGCCAGAAATCAACAATTATATTTATTGCCATTAAACCTCAGTCCCTTAAGGAGCTTAAGGACCTTCCTTTTACAAATAATTCCCTTGTGGTCTCCTGCATGGCTGGCATTTCGCTAGCTTCAATGGAAGGAGCATTAGGCATTAATGTATTCAGGATAATGACAAGTGGACCGGATACAATAAAAAGGAAGAAAGGTATTGTAGCAGTTTACCCTCAAAATGACACTTTAATAAATATCCTTTCATTTTTGAGTTTAAAGGTTCATGAATTGCAAGATGAGGAAAGTATACATGTTTTTACAGTGGGAGTATGTCTTCCAGCAGCTCTTCTTATTGCAAATAAAAAAGGGCTAAATATCGAAAATTCGATAGAAATAATTGGAAACGAATATTCTGATTTTAGAGAGATTTATAACTGGGCTAAAGATGTTCTACCTGTTTTTGATTCTGAGAGGTCCCAGATGAGTTATATAGAGCATATGAGTACAAAGGGCGGGATAACGGAAGCAATAGTTAATAGCTTAAACTCTGGAGACACATTTTTGGACTCATTAAGAAAGGGTATTGCAAAGAGCAAAGAAATTTCTACCTTTGCCAGGTTTGCATCAACTGGTGACGATAAGAATAATGATTAA
- a CDS encoding DNA-directed RNA polymerase subunit H encodes MTKFSLLDHESVPKHEIMPEGELKSVLSKYSIEKEQLPKIKVQDPVCKEIGAVAGDVVKITRKSQTAGEAEYYRLVIE; translated from the coding sequence TTGACAAAATTCAGCCTGCTCGACCATGAGTCGGTCCCTAAACATGAAATCATGCCTGAAGGCGAGTTAAAGTCTGTTTTAAGCAAGTATTCCATTGAAAAGGAGCAACTTCCGAAAATCAAAGTGCAAGATCCTGTTTGTAAAGAAATCGGAGCTGTTGCCGGAGACGTAGTGAAAATCACAAGAAAAAGTCAAACTGCAGGGGAGGCAGAGTATTATAGACTTGTGATCGAGTAA